The following proteins are co-located in the Meiothermus cerbereus DSM 11376 genome:
- a CDS encoding mechanosensitive ion channel family protein, giving the protein METSSLWLRILTSIGLLILGFWVGRAGAGLAGWLARLTPDTRDDRYWRLAGALWWALTAAMVASLAAQVWRVELEPFQSWGQTLSSWLGERGLAVLLILGATSLALRLVPRLLQRVPVGSGEFTREQVRAQTLKSVLESVLQVLIVVLGLLFALSNLGLNVTALLAGAGVVGLGVSLAAQNLIRDVLNGFFILLEDQYGVGDVITVGQLSGGVERFNLRITVLRDLEGRVHFIPNSTIQQVTVMSRDWARAVVDVSVAYETPIDKALEVVRSEAEAFYHDPEWRDRFTDQPPETLGIQQLAESGILIRVLFNTKPKEQWAVGREFRRRIKLRLDAEGIAIPYPTRRIVKA; this is encoded by the coding sequence ATGGAGACCTCGAGCCTGTGGCTTCGCATACTTACCAGCATCGGCCTGCTGATTCTGGGCTTCTGGGTAGGGCGGGCCGGGGCGGGTCTGGCGGGCTGGCTGGCCCGGCTTACCCCCGACACCCGTGACGACCGCTACTGGCGGCTGGCCGGCGCGCTCTGGTGGGCGCTGACTGCGGCGATGGTGGCTTCGCTGGCGGCGCAGGTGTGGCGGGTCGAGCTCGAGCCCTTCCAGAGCTGGGGCCAGACCCTCTCGAGCTGGCTGGGCGAGCGCGGGCTAGCGGTGTTGCTCATCCTGGGCGCGACCTCGCTGGCTTTGCGCCTGGTGCCGCGCCTGTTGCAGCGCGTGCCGGTGGGGTCGGGCGAGTTCACCCGCGAGCAGGTGCGGGCCCAGACCCTCAAGAGCGTGCTGGAGTCGGTCTTACAGGTGCTGATTGTGGTGCTGGGGCTCTTGTTTGCCCTTTCCAACCTGGGCCTCAACGTAACCGCCCTGCTGGCCGGGGCCGGGGTGGTGGGCCTGGGGGTCTCGCTGGCGGCGCAGAACCTTATTCGGGACGTGCTAAACGGCTTTTTCATCCTGCTGGAAGACCAGTATGGGGTGGGCGACGTGATCACCGTGGGGCAGCTCTCGGGTGGGGTGGAGCGCTTTAATCTGCGCATTACGGTACTGCGCGATCTGGAAGGCCGGGTGCACTTTATCCCCAACTCCACCATCCAGCAGGTCACGGTGATGAGCCGCGACTGGGCCCGCGCGGTGGTGGACGTCTCGGTGGCCTACGAAACGCCTATAGACAAGGCCCTCGAGGTGGTGCGCTCGGAGGCCGAGGCCTTCTACCACGACCCCGAGTGGCGCGATAGGTTCACCGACCAGCCCCCTGAAACCCTGGGCATCCAGCAGCTCGCCGAGTCGGGCATCCTGATTCGGGTGCTCTTCAACACCAAGCCCAAAGAGCAGTGGGCTGTGGGGCGGGAGTTCCGCCGCCGCATCAAGCTGAGGCTCGATGCCGAAGGTATCGCCATTCCCTACCCCACCCGGCGCATCGTAAAAGCCTAG
- the pgm gene encoding phosphoglucomutase (alpha-D-glucose-1,6-bisphosphate-dependent), which yields MSLHPLAGKPAPHSILVNIPRLVSSYYALRPDPQNPAQQVAFGTSGHRGTSLAGTFNEAHILAVAQAVAEYRAEQGITGPLFMGMDTHALSEAAWITAVEVLAANGVDVRVEKGRGYTPTPLISHAILEHNREHNRHRSSNLADGIVITPSHNPPQDGGFKYNPPNGGPADTRVTKVIQERANQILRDGLIEVKRWPLSKALLAVEEFDFVTPYVSQLGSILDMEAIKAAGVQIGVDPLGGASLAVWQRIAEHYGLNLTIVNERIDPSFSFMTVDKDGKIRMDCSSPYAMASLIGLKDRFDVAIGNDPDADRHGIVTPDGLMNPNHYLAVCVHYLYQNRPQWQASLGVGKTLVSSSMIDRVAKHLGRRLVEVPVGFKYFVDGLLQGTLGFAGEESAGASFLRMDGSAWSTDKDGIILGLLGAEILAKTGKSPSQHYRDLEARFGSSAYSRMDAEANSAQKKALSNLSPEMVTATYLAGEPILAKLTRAPGNNEPIGGLKVVTENAWFAARPSGTEDVYKIYAESFKGPEHLERVLAEARALVGEAFRQAGVG from the coding sequence ATGAGCCTACATCCCCTGGCCGGCAAACCTGCACCCCACAGCATTCTGGTCAACATTCCCCGGCTAGTAAGCAGCTACTACGCCCTGCGGCCCGACCCACAAAACCCAGCCCAGCAGGTGGCTTTTGGCACCAGCGGCCACCGGGGCACTTCCCTGGCGGGAACCTTCAACGAGGCCCACATCCTGGCGGTGGCCCAGGCAGTAGCGGAGTACCGCGCCGAGCAGGGCATTACCGGGCCGCTTTTTATGGGCATGGATACGCATGCGCTCTCCGAGGCGGCCTGGATCACGGCGGTGGAGGTGCTGGCGGCCAATGGGGTGGATGTACGGGTCGAAAAAGGGCGGGGCTATACCCCCACCCCTCTCATCTCGCACGCCATCCTCGAGCACAACCGGGAGCACAACCGACATCGCAGCAGTAACCTGGCCGACGGTATCGTAATTACCCCCAGCCACAACCCCCCCCAGGACGGGGGCTTCAAGTACAACCCCCCAAATGGCGGGCCTGCCGATACCCGCGTAACCAAAGTGATTCAGGAGCGGGCCAACCAGATATTGCGGGACGGTCTTATCGAGGTGAAGCGCTGGCCCCTTAGCAAGGCGCTTTTGGCAGTGGAGGAGTTCGACTTTGTTACGCCCTACGTAAGCCAACTGGGCAGCATCCTCGATATGGAGGCCATCAAGGCGGCGGGGGTGCAGATTGGCGTGGATCCACTGGGCGGCGCTTCGCTGGCGGTCTGGCAGCGTATCGCCGAACACTATGGGCTCAACCTGACCATTGTCAACGAACGAATTGACCCCAGTTTTTCCTTCATGACCGTAGACAAAGACGGCAAAATCCGCATGGACTGCTCCTCGCCCTATGCCATGGCCTCACTCATTGGCCTAAAGGACCGCTTCGATGTGGCCATCGGCAACGACCCTGACGCCGACCGGCACGGCATCGTGACCCCGGACGGCCTGATGAACCCCAACCACTACCTGGCGGTCTGTGTCCACTACCTGTACCAGAACCGCCCCCAGTGGCAGGCCAGCCTGGGGGTGGGGAAGACACTGGTCAGCAGCAGCATGATTGACCGGGTGGCAAAGCACCTGGGCCGGCGGCTGGTGGAGGTGCCGGTGGGCTTCAAGTATTTTGTGGACGGGCTTTTGCAGGGAACCCTGGGTTTTGCGGGCGAGGAGAGCGCCGGGGCCTCCTTTTTGCGTATGGACGGCTCGGCCTGGAGCACCGACAAAGACGGCATCATTCTGGGCCTGCTGGGCGCCGAGATTCTGGCCAAGACGGGTAAATCGCCCAGCCAGCACTACCGCGATCTGGAAGCGAGGTTTGGTTCCTCGGCCTACAGTCGTATGGATGCGGAAGCGAACAGCGCCCAGAAAAAAGCCCTTTCCAACCTTTCGCCCGAGATGGTCACGGCCACCTATCTGGCTGGTGAACCCATCCTAGCCAAGCTAACCCGCGCACCCGGCAACAACGAGCCCATCGGGGGGCTCAAGGTGGTCACCGAGAACGCCTGGTTTGCTGCCCGGCCTTCGGGCACCGAGGACGTGTACAAGATTTACGCCGAAAGCTTCAAGGGGCCGGAGCACCTCGAGCGCGTGTTGGCCGAGGCCAGGGCTCTGGTGGGTGAGGCTTTTCGCCAGGCCGGGGTCGGATAG
- the lhgO gene encoding L-2-hydroxyglutarate oxidase, with protein MKTCDYLIIGGGIVGLTIALEIKKRDARASVVVLEKEKELAQHGSGRNSGVLHAGFYYTADSLKARFTREGNARWKQFVEERGLKINRCGKLVVAKNQQEVEGLRELKRRGDLNGVETYLITLEEAKKIEPRVKSTELALWSPNTATVDPKACMAAIAAECQARGIEIHLDSPYQGRRGQDVLTPQEVYSPGFVVNAAGLYADRVAHDFGLGLRYRILPFKGLYVYGSEPVGALRTNIYPVPDLRNTFLGVHFTVTVDGKAKIGPTAIPAFWRENYEGLKGFDAAEALSILRDEAILFFRNDFNFRSLALEEIKKYSRAYLVRQASALLEDVRLENYQTWGRPGIRAQLYDHQDKKLVMDFLLEGNPQGLHVLNAISPAWTAAMPFAEYVVDQIEALHKGKEVAQA; from the coding sequence ATGAAAACCTGCGATTACCTGATCATCGGTGGGGGCATTGTGGGCCTGACGATTGCCCTGGAAATCAAAAAGCGAGATGCCAGGGCCAGCGTGGTGGTGCTGGAAAAAGAGAAAGAGCTGGCCCAGCACGGCTCGGGGCGCAACTCCGGTGTGCTGCACGCGGGGTTTTACTACACCGCCGACTCCCTCAAGGCCCGCTTCACCCGCGAGGGCAACGCCCGCTGGAAGCAGTTTGTGGAGGAGCGGGGCCTCAAGATCAACCGCTGCGGCAAGCTGGTGGTGGCCAAAAACCAGCAGGAAGTGGAGGGCCTGCGCGAGCTTAAGCGCCGTGGCGACCTGAACGGGGTGGAGACCTATCTGATTACCCTCGAGGAGGCCAAAAAAATCGAGCCTCGGGTCAAGTCCACCGAGCTGGCCCTGTGGTCGCCCAATACCGCTACCGTAGATCCCAAGGCCTGCATGGCCGCCATCGCCGCGGAGTGCCAGGCCCGGGGCATCGAGATTCACCTGGATAGCCCCTACCAGGGTCGGCGCGGCCAGGACGTCCTCACCCCTCAGGAGGTCTACAGCCCGGGCTTTGTGGTCAACGCCGCCGGCCTCTACGCCGACCGGGTAGCCCACGACTTTGGCCTGGGGCTGCGCTACCGTATCCTGCCCTTCAAGGGGCTGTATGTGTATGGCTCTGAACCCGTGGGGGCCCTCCGAACCAACATCTACCCGGTGCCCGACCTGCGCAACACATTTCTGGGCGTCCACTTTACCGTTACGGTGGATGGCAAAGCCAAAATTGGCCCTACCGCCATTCCGGCCTTCTGGCGGGAAAACTACGAAGGCCTGAAGGGCTTCGATGCTGCCGAGGCTCTCTCGATATTGCGGGACGAGGCTATTTTGTTCTTCCGCAACGACTTTAACTTCCGCAGCCTGGCCTTAGAAGAGATCAAAAAGTACTCCAGGGCCTATCTGGTCAGGCAGGCTTCGGCGCTGCTGGAAGATGTTCGGCTGGAGAACTACCAAACCTGGGGCCGACCGGGCATCCGCGCCCAGCTCTACGACCACCAGGACAAGAAGCTGGTGATGGACTTCTTGCTCGAGGGCAACCCTCAGGGGCTGCACGTGCTGAACGCCATCTCGCCAGCCTGGACGGCTGCAATGCCCTTTGCCGAGTATGTGGTGGATCAGATTGAGGCGCTGCACAAAGGAAAAGAAGTAGCGCAGGCCTAG
- the thrB gene encoding homoserine kinase, producing MSGETVHVLVPATLANLGSGFDALGVALDLYLEVHATPAPTNQLHYSGQGHVPNTPDNLIHQGYRAAWQALGEAHPPALSVWAHNPIPLARGMGSSSAALVAGAALADLLSGHQLGKDGIFRVTAAIEGHPDNVAPAVYGGFVAALADPPLALPLPSPRGLRFVLGVPAYEVPTPLARAALPQTIPHADAVFNLARSALWPAALYAGRLDALREAAKDRLHQPYRAHLMPGLEAALERVYAAGALAAFVGGAGPTLAALSETPHIEAIRLAMQDYVGQGFTLVLGLGEGLRWKAASTLSR from the coding sequence ATGTCTGGCGAAACCGTGCACGTTCTAGTTCCAGCCACCCTGGCCAACCTGGGTTCCGGCTTCGATGCGCTGGGGGTCGCGCTCGACCTGTACCTCGAGGTTCACGCCACCCCGGCCCCTACTAACCAGCTGCACTACAGCGGCCAGGGGCATGTTCCCAATACCCCCGACAACCTCATCCATCAGGGCTACCGGGCAGCCTGGCAGGCCCTGGGCGAGGCCCACCCCCCGGCCCTGTCGGTCTGGGCCCATAATCCCATCCCGCTGGCGCGTGGCATGGGCAGCAGCTCGGCGGCCCTAGTGGCCGGGGCAGCCCTGGCCGACCTGCTATCGGGTCATCAGCTGGGGAAGGATGGAATTTTCCGGGTAACCGCAGCCATCGAGGGACACCCTGACAATGTGGCGCCGGCGGTTTATGGGGGTTTTGTGGCCGCGCTGGCCGACCCACCCCTGGCCTTGCCGCTGCCTTCGCCCAGGGGGCTGCGCTTTGTGCTGGGCGTGCCGGCCTACGAGGTGCCCACGCCGCTGGCCCGGGCCGCTTTGCCCCAAACCATTCCCCACGCCGATGCGGTTTTTAACCTGGCCCGCAGCGCCCTCTGGCCGGCGGCCCTCTACGCTGGACGGCTGGATGCTTTGCGAGAGGCCGCTAAAGACCGGCTGCACCAGCCCTACCGGGCCCATCTGATGCCGGGCCTCGAGGCGGCGCTCGAGCGGGTCTACGCCGCAGGTGCCCTGGCGGCTTTTGTGGGAGGCGCAGGCCCTACCCTGGCCGCCCTGAGCGAAACCCCGCACATCGAGGCCATCCGGCTGGCCATGCAAGATTATGTGGGGCAGGGTTTCACACTGGTGCTGGGTCTGGGAGAAGGTTTGCGATGGAAGGCAGCTTCGACACTATCCCGCTAA
- a CDS encoding DUF4388 domain-containing protein — MEGSFDTIPLSDVLQMIHANSGTGILHLQSNRLPLKLQFMLGEVVGGSILDWEGFEAIASFPLHPEQGHFRFEAGRVQGVPLMSFKAFLGEWARMNDQWARFRSVLDSPSRVLETPRAVEPYAVFVGGKSVRAAAKSWGVPLIIAAERAWRGLREGDLSKLRKYAWFALRIRHPSARRTQAGIRNPKDLTVLLDGSRNLGELIQSGLPIAQVRTYLIERITSGELEPPGRGWILRDLLWELEAEQLANPA, encoded by the coding sequence ATGGAAGGCAGCTTCGACACTATCCCGCTAAGCGATGTGCTCCAGATGATCCACGCCAACAGTGGAACGGGCATCCTGCACCTTCAGTCCAATCGGCTCCCGCTAAAGTTGCAATTCATGCTGGGTGAGGTGGTGGGAGGAAGCATCCTGGACTGGGAAGGCTTCGAAGCAATTGCCTCCTTTCCGCTCCACCCGGAGCAGGGCCATTTCAGGTTCGAAGCAGGCCGGGTTCAAGGGGTTCCGCTGATGTCGTTTAAGGCTTTTTTGGGCGAGTGGGCCCGCATGAACGACCAGTGGGCCCGCTTCCGCAGTGTGCTAGACTCCCCCAGCCGGGTACTGGAAACACCTCGAGCGGTGGAGCCTTACGCGGTTTTTGTGGGGGGCAAAAGTGTTCGGGCCGCTGCTAAGAGCTGGGGGGTTCCGCTGATCATTGCTGCAGAACGAGCCTGGCGAGGGCTGCGGGAAGGCGACCTCAGCAAGCTGCGCAAGTATGCCTGGTTTGCCCTGCGCATCCGCCACCCCTCGGCCCGGCGCACCCAGGCGGGCATCCGCAATCCCAAAGACCTGACCGTGCTGCTCGATGGCAGCCGCAACCTAGGTGAACTCATCCAGAGCGGCCTGCCCATTGCTCAGGTTCGCACCTACCTGATTGAGCGCATTACCAGCGGGGAACTCGAGCCCCCCGGTAGGGGCTGGATATTGCGCGACCTGTTGTGGGAGCTCGAGGCCGAGCAGCTTGCCAACCCCGCTTGA